The following proteins are encoded in a genomic region of Stutzerimonas balearica DSM 6083:
- the pyrE gene encoding orotate phosphoribosyltransferase has protein sequence MQAYQREFISFAIERGVLRFGQFTLKSGRTSPYFFNAGLFNSGKALAQLGKFYAAAVADSGIDFDVIFGPAYKGIPLAAATAIALAEHHQLDLPWCFNRKEAKDHGEGGTLVGAPLNGRVLIIDDVITAGTAIREVMQIIHGQRAQAAGVVIALNRQERGQGELSAIQEVERDYAMPVISIVSLSQVLEYLAGDNQLKQHLPAVEAYREQYGI, from the coding sequence ATGCAGGCGTACCAGCGCGAGTTCATCAGTTTTGCCATCGAGCGTGGGGTACTGCGCTTCGGTCAGTTCACGCTCAAGTCCGGGCGAACCAGCCCCTACTTCTTCAATGCCGGTCTGTTCAATAGCGGTAAGGCCCTGGCTCAGCTTGGAAAGTTCTACGCTGCGGCGGTTGCCGACAGTGGCATCGATTTCGACGTCATCTTCGGGCCTGCCTACAAAGGCATTCCGCTGGCGGCGGCGACAGCGATTGCCCTGGCCGAGCACCATCAGCTTGATCTGCCGTGGTGCTTCAATCGCAAGGAAGCCAAGGATCATGGCGAGGGCGGTACGCTGGTCGGCGCGCCACTCAACGGGCGCGTGCTGATCATTGACGACGTGATCACCGCCGGCACCGCGATCCGTGAGGTGATGCAGATCATTCATGGTCAGCGGGCGCAGGCTGCGGGGGTGGTGATCGCGCTGAACCGTCAGGAGCGTGGACAGGGCGAACTGTCGGCGATCCAGGAAGTCGAGCGCGACTACGCGATGCCGGTGATCAGTATTGTGTCGCTGTCGCAAGTCCTGGAATATCTCGCCGGCGATAATCAGCTCAAACAGCACCTGCCCGCGGTCGAGGCCTATCGCGAGCAATACGGAATCTGA
- a CDS encoding DUF4124 domain-containing protein, protein MAANHACAELYRYTNERGVVVLDRQGVPPQHVARGYEVLNEQGRVIQVVPPAPTAAQRQRLLEERQRAEADARLLRLYASVEDVERAKARKLAELESVIGIARGNLQSLRSQHASLRQQAANHERSGRRVPENLLAQIANLEQEQAGLQRDLQRYEAARAEAESAFSQERQRVAELLGDR, encoded by the coding sequence ATGGCGGCGAACCATGCCTGCGCCGAGCTGTACCGCTATACGAACGAGCGCGGAGTGGTGGTGCTCGATCGTCAGGGTGTGCCGCCGCAGCATGTCGCGCGCGGCTATGAGGTGCTGAATGAGCAAGGGCGGGTGATCCAGGTCGTGCCACCGGCACCGACCGCGGCGCAACGCCAGCGCTTGCTCGAAGAGCGACAGCGCGCCGAGGCCGATGCCCGGCTGTTGCGGCTGTATGCCAGCGTCGAGGATGTAGAGCGGGCCAAGGCGCGCAAGCTGGCCGAGCTCGAGAGCGTCATCGGCATCGCGCGCGGCAACCTGCAGTCGCTGCGTTCGCAGCACGCCAGCCTTCGCCAGCAGGCTGCCAATCATGAGCGCTCGGGGCGCCGCGTGCCGGAGAACCTGCTGGCGCAGATCGCCAACCTCGAGCAGGAGCAGGCCGGCCTGCAGCGCGACCTGCAGCGCTACGAGGCCGCCCGGGCCGAGGCGGAAAGTGCCTTCAGTCAGGAACGCCAGCGCGTGGCCGAGCTGCTCGGCGATCGCTGA
- a CDS encoding DUF3360 family protein has protein sequence MKDSDLSSYPERHKPYSEFASRSDYLEHELQIMAPRRWKPNLPWRDYRFEVEDWVPAMAATIGKIVMVAAVVAAFAGPLGLSNAFVIENVRFEMLIAAVLFVVLFSGFLNPTANLAGTHGPLIPLIPLIVASGGHPMALGLMVGVLGFALGVAKGGSLLARLTSDGVCGGLLLYLGFIGVTSQIQKLFAWANGFDLGYIAFVVVLSTIVMYAYLEHIRMRWLAIPLGAVLAAVIAFALGAPFEFSTEPGIPNLNPAYWWGENSGWQLGLPELHHFVAVAPFAVLAVAMWSPDFLGHRVFQQLNYPPRTDKVLMNIDDTMCVAAARQAVGTALGGGNLASSWGTYMVPAAIAKRPIPAGAVLTGLLCIVAAILGYPMDLAIWPPVLSVALLVGVYLPLLEAGMQMTREGKTSQSAAIVVFSSALVNPVFGWSLTVLLDNLGLIGDKERGRSLSHMHRWVIPSIVFVLLCAVMLGIGMFPGIPALFESFRVQH, from the coding sequence ATGAAAGATAGCGACCTAAGCAGTTATCCGGAGCGGCATAAGCCGTACTCCGAGTTCGCGTCGCGCAGCGATTATCTGGAACACGAGCTGCAGATCATGGCCCCGCGGCGCTGGAAGCCGAACCTGCCCTGGCGCGATTACCGCTTCGAGGTCGAGGACTGGGTGCCTGCCATGGCGGCGACGATCGGCAAGATCGTCATGGTGGCAGCGGTGGTCGCGGCGTTTGCCGGTCCGCTCGGCTTGTCGAACGCGTTCGTCATCGAGAACGTCCGCTTCGAGATGCTGATCGCGGCGGTGCTGTTCGTGGTGCTGTTCTCCGGCTTTCTCAATCCGACCGCCAACCTGGCTGGGACGCACGGCCCGCTGATTCCCTTGATTCCGCTGATCGTCGCCTCCGGCGGTCATCCCATGGCGTTGGGGCTGATGGTCGGTGTGCTCGGCTTTGCGCTTGGCGTGGCGAAGGGCGGAAGCCTGCTGGCGCGCCTGACCAGTGACGGTGTGTGCGGAGGCCTGTTGCTCTATCTCGGCTTCATAGGGGTGACCTCGCAGATCCAGAAGCTGTTCGCCTGGGCCAACGGTTTCGACCTGGGTTACATCGCCTTTGTCGTGGTGCTTTCGACGATCGTCATGTATGCCTACCTTGAGCACATCCGCATGCGCTGGCTGGCGATCCCGCTGGGCGCCGTGCTGGCGGCGGTCATCGCCTTCGCGCTGGGCGCGCCGTTCGAGTTCTCTACCGAGCCAGGAATTCCCAACCTCAACCCGGCCTATTGGTGGGGCGAGAACAGCGGCTGGCAGCTCGGCCTTCCGGAATTGCACCACTTCGTTGCGGTGGCGCCCTTCGCCGTGCTCGCCGTGGCGATGTGGTCACCGGACTTCCTCGGTCATCGCGTGTTCCAGCAGCTCAACTATCCGCCGCGCACGGACAAGGTGCTGATGAACATCGACGACACCATGTGCGTCGCCGCGGCACGCCAGGCGGTGGGCACGGCGCTCGGTGGCGGCAACCTGGCGTCGTCCTGGGGCACCTACATGGTGCCGGCGGCGATCGCCAAGCGGCCGATTCCGGCAGGCGCGGTACTCACCGGTCTGCTCTGCATCGTGGCGGCGATTCTCGGCTATCCGATGGACCTCGCCATCTGGCCGCCGGTGCTTTCCGTGGCGCTGCTGGTCGGTGTGTACCTGCCGCTGCTGGAGGCCGGCATGCAGATGACCCGTGAGGGCAAGACCTCGCAGTCGGCAGCGATCGTGGTGTTCTCCTCGGCCCTGGTCAACCCGGTGTTCGGCTGGTCGCTGACGGTGCTGCTCGACAACCTCGGGCTGATCGGCGACAAGGAGCGCGGGCGGAGCCTGAGCCACATGCATCGCTGGGTGATTCCGTCGATCGTGTTCGTCCTGCTGTGCGCCGTGATGCTGGGTATCGGCATGTTCCCGGGAATACCGGCACTGTTCGAGTCGTTCCGCGTCCAGCACTGA